The following are encoded in a window of Tolypothrix sp. PCC 7712 genomic DNA:
- a CDS encoding S8 family peptidase yields the protein MRRLISSLILAGCFFSATSFSLLPQQHREFAQAQTADELFYTFYGQKIPLNLRRDTVAVSFKPKNTRSRSIQPLYLQLQQDLRRGGGNTRSIGSNHRSDVDVKPLGENIALVNLPSGTRASLNTVQQQIQKQPYVQEILPILSRKSQSASPETKSEPVIVLPNEIVISFEGEMSESQRQIILLRHNLEVLRPLRFSKNRYLVRSKSVSGTEILHVANQLTQVPGVQSATPNFIQATSDHMSQLLATAANLPETPHAAERLQQQLAQLPQPKDTPISSNLLPLQWHLNSTPRRGQLLARTDIRATEAWRNSNGGRGVVVAVIDSLIQWDHPDLVKKTYKSGDRSDKLPGEEYGWDFSSPGEGDADTRLSSQEMSQIQAEFQDTFKLPSDQLLKKYQQLSGILKQRYPKASDSEIAHRIRNLIRAEIGSEFHGTWAAGVIAANSEDKAGILGVAPHTQILPIRVFGLRGAINMASLSEAIGYAASRNVDVINMSLGGLLPDEGLTEQIFDVLDAHRHLVIVASAGNENLDGVGFPAGIPGVVSVGATNMTGNRTFYSSYGGGLDLVAPGGEIQNSLSGGILTTGGTWLDGFWQGMSVPDYAWGLALDPLGKYVQVQGTSFSAPIVSGVVALMKGEDPKRRLSRHEIVSILNQTATYDGLNLSKADANRYRLQKEVGFGTVVDAPVSRPSGIFPKAKPVSAQEYFFGRGLVNADAAVQAVKNR from the coding sequence ATGAGACGTTTAATTTCCAGTCTGATTTTGGCAGGTTGTTTTTTCAGTGCTACCAGCTTTTCTCTGCTTCCTCAGCAACACCGTGAGTTCGCGCAGGCACAAACAGCAGATGAATTGTTTTATACATTTTACGGACAAAAAATTCCTTTGAATTTGCGCCGTGATACGGTGGCTGTGAGCTTTAAACCCAAGAATACACGCTCTCGCTCTATCCAACCTTTATACTTACAGTTGCAACAAGATTTACGACGTGGTGGCGGTAATACTCGTAGCATTGGTAGTAATCATCGCTCTGATGTAGATGTTAAACCTTTGGGAGAAAACATCGCTCTAGTTAACCTACCTTCTGGCACTCGTGCTTCCTTAAATACAGTTCAACAGCAGATTCAAAAACAGCCTTACGTGCAAGAAATATTACCTATCTTATCCCGTAAATCACAGTCAGCATCTCCAGAAACAAAATCTGAGCCAGTTATTGTACTACCCAACGAGATTGTCATTAGTTTTGAGGGCGAGATGTCCGAGAGCCAAAGGCAAATTATCCTACTGCGCCACAATTTAGAAGTACTTCGTCCCTTGAGATTTAGTAAAAACCGCTACTTAGTACGTTCTAAGTCAGTATCTGGGACTGAAATTTTACATGTGGCTAATCAACTAACTCAAGTACCAGGAGTGCAATCAGCAACACCGAATTTTATTCAAGCGACTTCCGATCATATGTCGCAATTGCTGGCAACAGCAGCCAATTTACCAGAAACTCCTCACGCCGCCGAACGCTTACAACAGCAGTTGGCACAGTTACCCCAACCAAAAGATACTCCGATTTCTTCCAACTTACTACCTTTGCAATGGCATTTAAATAGTACTCCTCGCCGGGGTCAGCTGTTAGCTCGGACTGATATTCGCGCTACGGAAGCCTGGCGCAACAGCAATGGCGGACGTGGGGTTGTCGTGGCGGTAATTGATAGCTTGATTCAATGGGATCATCCCGACTTGGTGAAGAAGACATACAAATCTGGCGATCGCTCTGATAAATTACCTGGTGAGGAATATGGCTGGGACTTTTCTAGCCCAGGTGAAGGTGACGCTGATACACGCTTGAGTTCCCAAGAAATGTCACAGATTCAAGCAGAATTTCAAGACACTTTTAAATTACCATCTGACCAATTATTAAAGAAATATCAACAACTGTCGGGCATCTTAAAACAGCGTTACCCTAAAGCTTCAGACAGTGAAATTGCTCATCGCATTCGCAATCTGATTCGTGCTGAAATTGGGAGTGAGTTTCACGGTACTTGGGCTGCGGGTGTGATTGCTGCTAATTCGGAAGATAAAGCAGGTATTCTGGGAGTTGCGCCTCATACCCAAATCCTGCCAATTAGGGTTTTTGGCTTACGTGGTGCGATTAATATGGCAAGTTTATCCGAAGCTATTGGTTATGCTGCCAGTAGAAATGTTGATGTGATCAATATGAGTTTGGGTGGTTTGCTTCCTGATGAGGGATTAACCGAGCAAATTTTTGATGTGTTGGATGCTCATCGTCATTTAGTAATAGTTGCTTCTGCTGGTAATGAAAATTTAGATGGGGTCGGATTCCCGGCTGGTATTCCTGGGGTTGTATCAGTAGGTGCTACAAATATGACGGGAAATCGCACCTTCTACAGCAGTTATGGGGGCGGATTAGATTTAGTCGCACCCGGCGGCGAAATCCAAAATAGTCTCAGTGGTGGAATTTTAACGACAGGTGGTACTTGGTTGGATGGTTTTTGGCAGGGAATGTCTGTACCAGATTACGCTTGGGGTTTAGCGTTAGACCCCTTAGGTAAGTATGTCCAGGTACAGGGGACTTCTTTTTCGGCTCCCATTGTTTCAGGAGTAGTGGCCCTGATGAAGGGAGAAGACCCAAAACGGCGTTTGAGCCGCCATGAAATTGTCTCAATTCTCAATCAGACTGCTACCTATGATGGACTCAATCTTTCTAAAGCGGATGCTAATCGCTATAGGTTGCAGAAGGAAGTGGGTTTTGGAACTGTTGTAGATGCTCCGGTTTCGCGACCTTCTGGTATTTTCCCTAAGGCGAAACCTGTTTCCGCCCAAGAGTATTTCTTCGGTCGTGGTTTAGTTAATGCTGATGCTGCGGTGCAGGCTGTGAAGAACAGGTAG